TATCCGGATAGGGGCAGAGCAGGCGAACGAGGAGGCCGGAGAGCACTTCACACCGCGCGAGGTCATCAAACTCATGGTAAATCTTCTGTTCAGCCCTGACCAGGATATGAGGGAACTCCGTAAGAGCCATGTGGTGGTGAAGGTCTATGATCCGGCATGTGGGACAGGCGGAATGCTCTCTGTATCTGAGAACCATATTCGCTCCTTCAATTCAACGGCACAGCCTCACCTGTATGGGCAGGATTGGAACGACGATGCCTGGGCTGTCTGCCGTTCGGATATGCTTATCAAGGGAGAAGAAGCCGATAATATCAAACAGGACTGTACCTTTGAGAAGGACGGGTTCCCGAAGGAGAGGTTCGATTACATGCTTGCCAACCCGCCCTTTGGCGTGGAATGGAAACAGCAGGCAAAAAAGATTAACGATGAACATGAAGATCTGGGTTATGACGGACGTTTCGGGGCCGGGCTCCCCCGTATTAACGATGGCTCGCTCCTCTTCCTTCAACATATGATCTCCAAGATGCGCCAACCCCGGGAGGGCGGAAGCCGCATTGGTATTGTCTTTAATGGTTCGCCTCTTTTTACCGGCGACGCCGGAAGCGGAGAATCGGAGATACGGCGCTGGATCATCGAGAACGACTGGCTGGAGGCTGTTGTTGCCATGCCGGACCAGCTCTTCTACAATACCGGCATTTCCACCTACATATGGATACTGACCAACCGGAAAGAAAAACAGCGGAAGGGCAGGATACAGCTCATCGACGCCCGCGAGTTCTATGAAAAGATGCGCAAAAGCCTCGGCAATAAAAGAAACTATATCGGATGCAAAGAGGAAGGCCAGTTTGCGCAGATCGAGCTGATAACGAAGGTGTACGGTGAATTCCGGCACAATCAGGCAATCCCTCTCTCAAAGATCAGAAGGCTCGAAAACGGTGAAACAGATAAGCCTATTGTCGTGAGCAAAATCTTTGACAATGCCGACTTCGGTTATAACAAAATTACCGTCGAACGCCCTTTGCGCCTTAACTTCCAGGTGAGCGACGAGCGCATTCTCCGCATTGAAGAGCAAAAGGCATTTACCGGTCTTGTTGAGAGCGCTAAGAAAAATAAGGCAATCCAACAGCAGGAGATAGATGCAGGTAAAAAGAGACAGGGGGCGATCAGGAAGTTCCTACGCATAGTAAAAGATGAGACTGCCGGACAGCTTTTCAAGAGCCGGTCTGATTTTCTTGCAACCGTGAAGCGTCTCGATCATAAACTCGATATGCGTCTTTCCGCCCCGGAGATAAAGACAATCCTTGCCGCCTTAAGTGAGCGCGACGAGACCGCCGATATCTGTACAGATAAGAACGGTAACCCTGAACCTGATCCTGAGCTTCGGGATACAGAAAATGTACCCCTCAAAGAGAACATCGATGATTACTTCAAACGGGAAGTCCTCCCCCATGTGCCTGACGCATGGGTTGATCACAGCAAGACCAAGGTGGGCTATGAGATACCTTTGAACCGCCATTTCTACCAGTATGAACCCCCGAGAGCGCTGGAAGAGATCGAGGCCGATATCCGGGGATTAGAATCAGAGATAGTAAACCTCCTGGCCGAGGTGACCGGGAGCAATGGAGTAAACAAATGAAAGGAAAACCCAAACCGGCAAAGTTGATTACAGAACCAATATTGCCTGGCCTGCTGAAGGAGATCAGGGGTTTAATTTTTGCTGCCAGAAAGGCTGCGGTCCGAAATATTAATACAATGCAGGTTCTCATGAATTATGAGATAGGCCGAAGAATTGTTAAACACGAACAGTCCGGCAAAGAACGGGCAGCATACGGTAAAGAACTGTTAAAGGCACTATCGGGAAGGCTGACCAAAGAGTTCGGGAAGGGTTTTTCTCTTACAAACCTAAAATTGATGCGGCAGTTTTACCTCGCCTATCAAGAACGAATTGGTCAGAAGGATTCTGACCAATTGCGGATAGACGCAAAAAGCCGGAAGGCTTCTGACCAAACTGCCGGGGGCATATTTACCCTAAGCTGGTCCCATTATGTCTTTTTGATGACGATATCCGGTCACGATGAACGGAGCTTCTACGAGATCGAATCGGGCCGGAACAACTGGTCGTTGCCGGAACTCAGACGACAGTTCGATTCAGGGCTTTATGAGCGACTGGCGCTAAGTCGCGATAAGAAAGGCGTCAAGGCCCTTGCCGTGCAAGGGCAGGTTGTCGCTAAACCTGAAGATATAGTGAAGGACCCTTATGTGTTGGAATTTCTTGGACTGGACGAGCAGACGCGCTATTCCGAGTCTGACATGGAAAGGGCCATCATTGATAAGATTGAACACTTTCTGCTGGAACTGGGCAAGGGCTTCCTTTTTGAATCACGTCAGAGGCGTTTCACCTTCGATGAAGAGCACTATTATGTAGATCTTGTCTTTTATAACCGTCTGCTGCGTTGCTACGTGCTCATTGATCTGAAGATCGGCAAGCTGTCGCACCAGAATCTCGGGCAGATGCAGATGTATGTCAACTATTTTGATCGATTCGTAAGACGTAACGATGAAAACCCCACTATCGGGATCATCCTGTGCCGGAAGAAAAATGACGCCCTCGTCGAGATTACCCTTCCCGAAGACGCAAATATCCACGCCTCCGAATATCAGCTATACCTGCCGAGCAAAGAAGAGCTGAAACAGAAACTGCTTGATTGGACAAAAGGACAGGCGGCAATCGAATGAAAAGAAAACCCTATCCTGCATATAAACCCCCAGGTGTGGAATGGCTGGGAGACGTGCCGGAGCATTGGAAGGTGAAGAAGGTTCGAAGATGTTTGCTCGGACATAAGCAGGGCTACTACTCAACCGAGGCTTATGTTGATGAAGGTTATAAACTTCTTCGCATTACAGATTTGGATAGTAACGGGTTCGTTTCACTTGTTGATTGCCCTTCAGTCGAAATCAAGGAAGATGCAAGACCTTTTTTGTTGCAAGATAATGATTTTGTATTTGCTCGGACAGGTGGTGCAGGTACCTTTGGCTTGATAAGGGGAATAAAAGATAAAACAGTTTTTGCCTCATATTTAATTCGGTTCAGATTTAGTAAGGAGGCAGATCCAGAATTTCTCAGGTATAATTTTTTATCAATGCAATTTGTTCAAGCAATTATAAGAAACATCCATGGCGGTGTTAATCAGAATGTTCATGCAGAAGATATAAAAGAACAATATATCCCTCTTCCCCCATTCCCCGAACAGAAAGCTATCGCCGATTTCCTCGACCGTGAGACAGGAAAGATTGATATGCTCATCGGCAAGAACCGGTGGCTCATAGAACTACTCAAAGAAAAGCGTATAGCCCTTATCTCCCGCGCAGTCACAAAAGGACTTGATTCGACGGTGAAGATGAAATCCTCCAGCGTGGAATGGCTCGGCGACGTACCAGGGCATTGGGAGGTGAAGAAGATAAGAAGAGTTGCAACCCGCGTTCAAACCGGAAATACTCCGCCTACTTCAGAAGAAAAGTATTATGATGATGGTACTGTTCCTTGGTTTGGGCCGAGTTCGTTCGGGGAAGGTATATTCTTGTCAGAGCCGGTAAAGGTTATTAACGAATGTGCTGTTGAAGATGGGGTTGCAAGACTTTTTAACGCTGGTACGGTCATGCTTGTTTGTATCGGCGCAACTATTGGGAAAGTAAGTTCAATAAAAGAAAATGCGTCATGCAACCAGCAGATTACAGGGGTCACCTTCAGAGATACGTTAATCAATACAGAGTTTATAACATTCCAGTTAAAGTTGTTGGAAACTACTATCCGAGAAGTTGCGCCGAGTGCAACTTTAGCAATTTTCGATCAAAACAAGATATCTGATTTACAGTTGGCCCTCCCTCCCCTCCCCGAACAGCAGGCTATCGCGGATTTCCTCGACAAAGAAACGGAGAAAATTGATGCATTAATTGCCAAAGTTGAAAAGGCTATCGAAAAACTCAAGGAATACAGGACAGCCCTTATTTCAGCAGCGGTTACCGGAAAGATTGACGTGAGGGAAGCGGCATGAAAGCCACTACCGAGAAGGCCTTTGAAGCCTATATCGAAGAAACCCTTGCAAACCGTGGGTGGAAGCCCTGCTCAAACCTCTTGTGGGACAAAAACAAGGCACTTATCGCGGAAGAGGTTATCAACTTTATAAAAGATACTCAGGGTGAACTCTGGGCACAAATGGAGAAACTCCACGGGGAAGAGCTCTCCGCAAAACTGATTGAAGGCTTGATCAAGGAACGGGATACCAAAGGTACCCTCCATGTTCTCCGTCATGGCTTTAAGTTTTATGGCAAGACCTTTAAACTTGGTTATTTCAAGCCGGCGCATGGGCTCAACAAGGAAACTCTGGAGCTTTTTGGCAAGAACAGGCTCACGGTAACAAGGCAGGCGCCATGCCACTCCCAGGATAACAGCGCTGTGGACATGGTTCTTTCCATGAACGGGATACCCGTTGCAACGTTAGAGATAAAAAACCCGGGTACAGGCCAGAACTGGAAAAATGCAGTTCATCAATACAAGGCAAATCGGGATCCGCGAGAACCCCTCTTCCGATTCAAAAAGGGTGCTCTTGTCCATTTTGCCGTTGACCCCGACGAAGTGCATATGGCCACGCATCTGAACAGGGAAAAGACCTTTTTCCTGCCCTTTAACAGGGGAAGTCACCCGGGAGAGATCCAGTGCGGAAAGGGCAATCCTCAGCATCCTTCAGGACACAGGACGGGTTATTTCTGGGAAGATATATTGGAGCGCGAAAGCTTTATCGACATTGCAGGCAGCTTCATCTTTCTTGAGACATCGGAACAAACAGTCAACGACGGAATGGGGGGAAGAAAGAAGGTCTCCAGAGAGACCATGATCTTTCCGCGCTATCACCAGCTCGATGCTGTCCGTAAGCTCATCCGGATAGTACGCGAAGAGACTGCCGGCCAGAACTACCTGATTCAACACTCAGCCGGAAGCGGGAAGACCAACAGCATCTCCTGGCTTTCGCATCGCCTGTCAAGCCTGCATACCAAGGCGGATGAGAAGATATTTGACTGCGTTGTGGTCATCACCGACAGAAAAGTGCTCGACAAGCAGCTCCAGGACGCCATCTATCAGATCGAGCATGCTCAGGGTGTGGTGAAACCCATTGATGAAAGCTCACGCCAGCTTGCCGAAGCCCTCGTGGACGGCACCAAGATCGTCATCACTACCCTTCAGAAATTTCCTTTCGTACTCCGTGGCCTCCTGCACATTGCCGGGGCTGAAGATCCTGATAATCCCGATGAGGTTTCCATTACCAGGGCGAAGGAATGGGAAGAGAAGATAGCTCAGCGCACATACGCAGTAATTGTTGATGAAGCCCATTCCAGTCAGACAGGGGAAACGGCCAGGGAACTTAAGAAGATACTCGGCGCAGGCACCGACCAGGGGGCAGAAGAGACTGAGATAGATTGGGAAGACGGTCTGAACCGGATCATGGAGTCCCGGGGAAAGCAAAAGAACCTGAGTTTTTTTGCCTTTACGGCAACACCCAAAGGTAAAACGCTTGAGCTCTTTGGGAGAAAGGGCGATTCGGGCAAACCGGAGGCCATTCATACCTATTCCATGAGACAGGCCATTGAAGAAGATTTCATCCTTGATGTACTAAAGAACTATACAACCTATAAGACGTACTTCAGGTTGCTACAGACCGCTGAGTCTGATCCTAAAATGCCGAAAAAGAAAGCAATGAAGAAGCTCACAAAGTTCCTCCATCTGCATCCTTACAATATCGAGCAGAAGACCGAGATCATCGTTGAACATTTCCGGCAGCACGTGAAACAAAAGCTGAACGGCATGGCCAAAGCCATGGTGGTAACCGGTTCGCGCCTTCAAGCCATCCGGTACATGCTGTCTTTTCAAAGATACATTGCCGAAAACCACTACAAGGACATCCGGCCCCTTGTTGCTTTCAGCGGCACCGTGAAAGATCCCGACAGCGGGATCGAATACACCGAACCGGGCATGAACATAGACGTAGTGACAGGGAAAAACATCTCCGAATCCCAACTGCCGGACAAGTTCGATACGTCCGATTATCAAATCCTCTTGGTGGCAAACAAATATCAGACAGGATTCGACCAGCCGCTTTTATGCGCTATGTACGTCGATAAGCGGCTTGACGGCGTACAGGCCGTTCAGACCCTCTCGCGGCTCAACCGGACGTATGGAGGCAAAGAGCCCCCCTTTGTTCTCGATTTTGTCAACGAAACGGAGGGGATTTACGAAGCCTTCAAACCCTATTACGACGTTACAACGCTCCAGGAGGCTTCCGATCCAGGCCATCTCGAAGTCCTCAAGCATGAATTGGATGGCTTCCAGGTATATTACTGGTCGGAAGTGGAGGCATTCGCTCAGATATTTTATCTTCCCTTATATAAGCAAAATCCTTCAGACCACGCACGGATGCAGAAATATATTCAGCCCGCAGTAGACCGTTACAGGGGCCTTGATGATGAGCAAAAAGAGGGTTTTTATGAGAAGATTACGGCATACGTAAGGTTTTATTCATTCATCAGCCAGATTATACCTTATTCAGATAGAGAGCTTGAAATGCTCTACAGCTTTGGTCGCTTTTTAATCCCTCATCTGGACGCGGGTGACGATAGGGTGAATCCACACCCTGAAAAGGAAGTGGTTCTTGAATATTACAGGATCGAAAAGGCAATGTCCGGCTCCATTGTGGTGGAAGACGACGCGACCTATGGAGTGAAAAGCCCCACTGCCGTGGGAACGGGAAGGGCCAAGGACGAAGAAAAGCCACTCTCCGAAATCATCCAGGCCCTCAATGACCGCTTCGGGACCGATTTCAAGGAAGAAGACAGGTTATTCTTTGAACAGATTAAGGAAAAGGCCAGCCAGGATGAACGTGTGATACAGACGGCAAAAACCAATTCACTGGAAAAATTTCAGCTTGGCATCCGCAAGATCATCGAATCACTCATGATGCAACGTATGGCGGAAAATGACCAGATCGTCACGAAATATATGGACGACGATGATTTCCAGAAAACCGTTTTCCCGATTCTCGCGAGAGAGATCTACAAAGACATTCGCGAAAGGGAGGTAGTCCAGAAATAACAAAGGCAGCGCCAGAGATTATATTTACTACAGCTTTGTTGATTCCTGCATTTACAGTAACGTGAGGTGTGGTCTCATGAAAACGGAAAATGAGGAGCATAGGATGTCCCCGAGGACCCTTCGAGGACCGCTTTTTTCTTTTTCTTCGACACTCCCGTTTTGCGATCTCTTCCAATCATTAGAAAGGTCTATGAATATTCTTATTCGGAATCTTCCTCACCCCGAGGAAGTCCCCTTCAGACTTTGGGTCGTCGAAATAACGCCTGGCCAATGGACTTGATAGATCGTTTGTCTGTATTGGAATGCCTCCCTACCCCCTTCCATTACCTCAGTCAGATGATGAACCACATCCCTTTTATCAAGATCTCCCACAGCTCTAATTTCACACTCTTTTTCACCGACGCCCTGCAAAATTACCGCCTGTTCTACGTCACCTAGAACCGGGAGGTTCGGGTTATGTGTCGCGAAGATCACTTGACGCCGAAGTTTTATACTTGACAAGATATTAGTAATGACTTGGCGAATCAGACGATTATCCATGTTGTCTTCGGGTTGGTCGATAAGGAGCGGAGACGTGCCTGTGAGTAGCAGAATTGGTAAAATAGCACTGCAACGCTGTCCTCGCGATACTTCCTCTATTCGGCGAGGCTTACTTCTATCGTCTTTCGGCCTGTCGTTAAGCATAATGACTGGCTCATCATCAAATGTGATCTCATCAAGTTGAAGTATGTCATCAATTTTCAGCGCGTCTGGGTTCTTTTCGGCAGCAGGGAAGGTGAAAAGACCATCTCTTATCTCGATAGGAAGGGATTCCCAGAATTTTTGGTCAGAGTTGTTTTTGTGGTCTTCAGGCTCAACTTTGCATCGCCCAACACATCTCTCGAAGAGGCTCTGTGCAACTGTGCTGCTGATAGCACCCGACTCAGCCGTGTCGGCCTCTACCTGTAGCAGGTCTACCGTCTGTCCTCCTTCATTAAGAAAAAGATCTCGCAGTTTCGCCGGGGTCAGGCCTTGCGATACCAAAGCCATAACGCGATTTCTTCGGTGTTTGAAATCCTGAGATGAGAACCGCGATTCAAGCCAATTTATAAAGCGGCTCCTATCGGTCTGACCTTGGGCGTCAGCTTGAATTATTAGTACGGATGGGTCAAGATCACGTCTGAGCTGATCAGTTATCTTAGTCGCCGTCTGCTGGCGCAGTGCCGTTTTGCTCTGGCATTCATTCTGAAGTAATTCCACCAGTTTTTTACGTTTGTTATTCATAGTATCCCACTCTATAAGAAGTCCCCGATAAGACTCAAGAGCTTGTTGGGCCTCCTCAAATGCAGCTTTCTTTGCCTCTCGGTCCTTGCTCCCAGTGGGCAGACCCCTCCCCGCCAGGGCATCACGAGCGGTTTTAACATGATCGACAATGTCAGTTTTCGCATCTGTAAGTGCCTCTCCGACCGAGTTGAGTTTTGTACTAAGCGACGCGATAGCATCAGAAACACGTTTGCATAAAGTCGGGGCACCTTGAGAATCCGAAGGTTTGGCAGAACTCAGTGCGGCAAGTTTTTCGTGGAAGGGTTTTGGCAGACCTTGACCATCCACAGATGTCTTGTTCGCATTGTCAAAAAAATCCGTCACGTCTTTAGCAAAACCATCAAGAGATATGCCACCGTGTATAGTGGCCCATTCTTTAGTTGCATTGTCTACGTGGCTCTCGGTTGCCGTGACTTGATCCACTTGTTCATAAGCCTCTCTGACCTCGGTCGTATTTACTTCATCATACAAACGTTTGCGTAATGCGTATTGACGGAGAGACGAACCGATTTGCGTCAATTCCGCAATCTTTTTGCTAACGCCTACCATCTCAGCGCGTTGTTCCCTTAGCCTTACAAGCAACCTAGAAATAAGAGCTTCGTGCACCCCAATTTGTTTACCGCATATTTGGTCGAAAAGAACTCTAAGCTGGCTAGGGCCTGCCTGCTTTTCTATCTCACCAAGCCTGTAGTACTGGATGTGGTGTTCCGGTATCTGCTCAGGTACAAGCTCAGAATCCTCAGCAGAGAAGTAGGTTACTGCTGGATGATGATGGGTGGGATCAAAGTACCGCGAGGCGAACAAAGCATTCTTAGGAAGGCTCTTTGCTTGTTCACGATCGACGTATTGCCAGCATGCCTTTAGATTGCACCCTGATAGTGTTGCCTGCGCTCGGCTATAGTATTCATAGTGCTCTTCCATCTCCTGTTTGTTCTTATCGCTGAAACCATTGAAATCTGATTCCTTACAAAGAAATGCTATGGCTTCGAGCGCAGCACTTTTGCCTGAGCCACGCCCCCCTATGAAGCAATTCAAGTTGCGCGACAATGGAAGAACAAATGGTTTTGACTTTGAATCGGCATCAACTCCAAAAGGCCAAAACTGGGCGGCCTGTGGAGCGTCTCGATATATTTCTATTCCACTAATCCAATAGAAAGGGGCAGAGGGGGGCACAAAGCTGAAACGGGTCTCGCCAAGGCGTAAAGCCCTTGCTATCGCATTAAACACCTGCTTGGAATCCATCCCGCTTGATAGTGAAGATAATTTCAGGTGAGGTATCCCGCTTTCGGTTGCAAAAACGTCTTCTTGGCGGTGCGCATCCGAGCAAACGATTGGAACGGCCCGTCCCATTTCTCCTTTGAAACGATGGAGCAGCCTGTAGTGAATCTCGTCTGTTCTGCCTTTCACTTGTAGGGCATCAAATCCACAGCGTCCTACGAGGTCTAGGGCCTCTAAGGCAATTTCCTCAGAGTCGCGCTCACCTTCTAATTGAGCCAATCGTTCATGAAGGCCATCTACATCAGGGGTATCGCCACTACTAAGTTCCCCTCTAGTCCTGCTGATGGCTGCATCAAGACGGGACAATATCGCATTTCTTGTTTCACTCTGCACGCCGCTGCTAGACCCAATGTGCGCCGCAATGCAAATGGCCGGATAGTCTTTATGATGTCTTATTTTCTGAACAAATGTCGGAAGACATTTCAGTGTTAGGGATTGGCCAAATTCCCAGTTGTCCTCGGCCGCATAGGTGACGGCCATCCGGATATCAGAATCGCTTGTCTTAGCAGAGAAAATGCACAAGAGATGGGCACTTGCTAAACTATTTGGCGGGACAGGATAGTTTACAGTGAGTTCAATGCCAGGCATAACAATAAGGCAATGCTCCTTAAGCTTATCCCAAGCTTGTGAGGCAAGTTCGCATGAGTATTTGCATACGTTGTGATCCGTGAGAGCTACTATCGCCCAATTGCCTCCATCTTCAGTGTCCATCTCAGACAGAATGGCGTCACGTCGGGCCAGGAGCGATTTGTAGAATTCGGACGGAGGATAACGGGATATCACCTTTGCCTCATAATCCGCCGGGTTTTTGGTAATATTAGCGGGGATCGAGTTGAGAATGTTTTGGACTTCCCTAGACAGCTGACTAAAACGAGATGCATTTCGCAAGTCTGCTGACGCTGGGCCATGAACATGAAAATCGGCAGGGTAAAATCGAGCTCGTGCCGAACTAAGCTGCCGGAGAAACTCACGATTTCGGCTCATATGTTATATATTCCTCCTAATCTGAGTGCACGCAGGGCCTCTCCTGAATATCAAGCATCCTAGTCCCCAGGTAAAGACCTTTTGAACACAAAGATGCTTCTCTCAATATCCGTCACATCAACGCTACCAACTACTCTGGTATCGATGTCGCGTTCGAAATCATCGCCCCAAGCGCGCATAATGATTTCTCGTATTCTGGCAGCGATGTTCGATTCGCTTGTAAGAGTCAATCCTGTCAGCGATCGCGGCCATGGCATGGTCCTAGATCGTATGATTGTTCCATCGTGTTTTAATACAATTGCCACGTTATCATTCAACACAAAGTTCTGTTTAAATTCACGTGGGTGGACTTCGTCTTGATCCTCATCATAAAAAAAGTCGCCATCGAAACTAATTAGTAGTTCATCAACGCCCTGGAGGCGAGCAAGGAATTTGTCACTATTAAACCATTCGCCATGCCATTTAACGATGGCGAGATTCCCAATGTCACCACCGCATTCAAGTATGACTTCTGCTGAGCGCGCCTGCTGCTCCTCATCGGCTATTCCTTCTGCAATCAAATGCGCCTGCTCAGTCGCCCATTCGGCGAGTGCATCCTTGGTCACGAGAGGTCTAGCTACGTCGCGCGCTGCGGTCACGGCTTCACCCATAAGGACGCCCTGAACATTAGCAAGCCTCTGTGAGCGGAGACCTGAGATTGTTACCCACCCACCATTACTTTCATAAAACCATCGCTCAGGTCTTATGAAAGCACGACCGTACAACTCCTTCGATCTACCTGGGATGGGCCTCATCATCGCGCGTACTGCTTGTCCACCCTCCTCCATTTTAAGCGCCGGATTAAGACGACACAGAAGTGCCGCATCTGGGATTATAAGCCAATCTTTAGGCTGAATAACGGTCTCGAGTGTTCCTCCCTCGCTTGTCGATATTGCGACATCAAGATTCGGTGCCACAGCAGCGACCAAACGTGCCAGACGCAGAGCGCTTTTGGAATGTCCGCCGGTCGATAGGAGTCCACCCGCTCCACGTGGGTCCTTTGATAGTCGTATCTCGACTTTTGTTCCACCATCGACTGGTATTTCTGTTTGCGGTGCCGGCCATAAAATCGGCCGACTACTTGTCCCATCGCGAAACTCCAGAGATCGCGCTGTCTCATATCCTTTGTCGCAACGACGAGATGTCACGCGGACCACTTGTCCCAGCATGAAAACTGAAAAAAATCCGATTCCAAATCGACCAATTGCTTTCATTCCCGAGGCAATTAAGCCCGGAAATTCTTCCATTGCAAGGGGGGAGCGCCAAAATGATACTCCAAAATCGATAAGGGGCCCCGTTAGGACCTGTTCCGACATGCCAATGCCTGTATCTTCGACGACTAGCCAATGACCATCTTCACGCATGTCAAGGGAAACCTTTATCTGACCCCAAGTGTCCGGTCTACGCTCAAACCTCCTTCGTGCCTGAACCGCATCGGCCGCATTTTGGATTAGTTCACGTAAGGCAATGGTGGGATCATCTCCATAGAGTTTGGAACCACCTAGATTCTCGACAATTATAGCTATGTCTGAAGCTCGTAGTCTTGCGTCTACGGGGCGCCAGTCTCTAGTCTGAACTGTTTTCGCCAAAGCCTCAGGCGAACCAATTCCCTTTACTCGCCGTGCCTTGAGCAACTCCCGCCCGCAACTTTGCAACAGAAGGTCAACGTCACGCAGTTCCTGATCCACTGCACTGAGTGTATCGTAGGCAAGCCACCAAGCTTCCGCCTCCGATCGCCCAAATGGTTGGCCAGTCGTAAAAACCACAGAGTCAAGTTCCACATGCGGTCGAGCAAGCCTTTCTTGGAATGACCAATGCAACGCTGAATGCTTTGCGGGGTTCGTAATTGCCCTGAGAAATCGTGGCGCTCGACGTTGATCCAGATGCAATGCGTCTGCCACACGTAGCAGACATGCTAGTTTGACTCGATCGATTGTGTTTCGAGTATGCGGCGCAAGCCCCCCTAGGTCCTGCGCTAACTCTTCAAGACGCTGGACGGGCCACCAGTGGCTGTGAGCGATCTGCCCGATCGTGGCTCCGTAGAAGAAGCGTACATCTGCATCATCAATCAAAAACAAATCTTCGCCGTTTGCGGCCTTCCATTTTTGCTCGGCTAGGACTTCCGCCTGTTGAGCGTGTAATCGACGCAACACTTCAGGAAGCACAATTTTTATGATCGGTTCCGGAACGTTCTCGACATCGAAACTACCAACTTCGTTTTCACTGCAAGAAAGTGCATAGCGCGCAACTGAATCCTTCCACGCGATGGTTTTTCTTACTTCGCTTATTCCGCCAGGGTATGCCGCTAAGCTCATCCCTGAATCATGTAGCAAGATGCTCGCCCCAAAGACAAATGCCTCAGCCGGATTCACGTTGACGGCTCCCTCTGCAATCAAGGAAGCGGTATCCCACAAAGCATCAAGATGTGTGAGGTCGTGAACCGTCATTCCAGGCATATCAGCGGCAATACGTGAAACAAGTTGAGCTACCTTGTCGCGCATCGACAGATATTGATCTTGAAAATATTTTTGTTCCTCAGTCGTGGCATCCGAACGGGGATTCATGAATGAATGGCGCCAT
This window of the Syntrophorhabdaceae bacterium genome carries:
- a CDS encoding PDDEXK nuclease domain-containing protein, with the protein product MKGKPKPAKLITEPILPGLLKEIRGLIFAARKAAVRNINTMQVLMNYEIGRRIVKHEQSGKERAAYGKELLKALSGRLTKEFGKGFSLTNLKLMRQFYLAYQERIGQKDSDQLRIDAKSRKASDQTAGGIFTLSWSHYVFLMTISGHDERSFYEIESGRNNWSLPELRRQFDSGLYERLALSRDKKGVKALAVQGQVVAKPEDIVKDPYVLEFLGLDEQTRYSESDMERAIIDKIEHFLLELGKGFLFESRQRRFTFDEEHYYVDLVFYNRLLRCYVLIDLKIGKLSHQNLGQMQMYVNYFDRFVRRNDENPTIGIILCRKKNDALVEITLPEDANIHASEYQLYLPSKEELKQKLLDWTKGQAAIE
- a CDS encoding restriction endonuclease subunit S, which encodes MKRKPYPAYKPPGVEWLGDVPEHWKVKKVRRCLLGHKQGYYSTEAYVDEGYKLLRITDLDSNGFVSLVDCPSVEIKEDARPFLLQDNDFVFARTGGAGTFGLIRGIKDKTVFASYLIRFRFSKEADPEFLRYNFLSMQFVQAIIRNIHGGVNQNVHAEDIKEQYIPLPPFPEQKAIADFLDRETGKIDMLIGKNRWLIELLKEKRIALISRAVTKGLDSTVKMKSSSVEWLGDVPGHWEVKKIRRVATRVQTGNTPPTSEEKYYDDGTVPWFGPSSFGEGIFLSEPVKVINECAVEDGVARLFNAGTVMLVCIGATIGKVSSIKENASCNQQITGVTFRDTLINTEFITFQLKLLETTIREVAPSATLAIFDQNKISDLQLALPPLPEQQAIADFLDKETEKIDALIAKVEKAIEKLKEYRTALISAAVTGKIDVREAA
- a CDS encoding class I SAM-dependent DNA methyltransferase, translating into MTVQTHNQMVNFIWSICNLLRGPYKRNEYRKVILPLTVLRRFDCILAPTKAGVLKVYNGLKGKSENIIQARLREITGVPFYNLSKLTFEKLLDDPNQIAPNLNSYINGFSPNVRHIFERFDFGIQVHKMNEKNLLFEVIKKFASPEIDLSPSKIDNLQMGYVFEELIRIGAEQANEEAGEHFTPREVIKLMVNLLFSPDQDMRELRKSHVVVKVYDPACGTGGMLSVSENHIRSFNSTAQPHLYGQDWNDDAWAVCRSDMLIKGEEADNIKQDCTFEKDGFPKERFDYMLANPPFGVEWKQQAKKINDEHEDLGYDGRFGAGLPRINDGSLLFLQHMISKMRQPREGGSRIGIVFNGSPLFTGDAGSGESEIRRWIIENDWLEAVVAMPDQLFYNTGISTYIWILTNRKEKQRKGRIQLIDAREFYEKMRKSLGNKRNYIGCKEEGQFAQIELITKVYGEFRHNQAIPLSKIRRLENGETDKPIVVSKIFDNADFGYNKITVERPLRLNFQVSDERILRIEEQKAFTGLVESAKKNKAIQQQEIDAGKKRQGAIRKFLRIVKDETAGQLFKSRSDFLATVKRLDHKLDMRLSAPEIKTILAALSERDETADICTDKNGNPEPDPELRDTENVPLKENIDDYFKREVLPHVPDAWVDHSKTKVGYEIPLNRHFYQYEPPRALEEIEADIRGLESEIVNLLAEVTGSNGVNK
- a CDS encoding type I restriction endonuclease, which produces MKATTEKAFEAYIEETLANRGWKPCSNLLWDKNKALIAEEVINFIKDTQGELWAQMEKLHGEELSAKLIEGLIKERDTKGTLHVLRHGFKFYGKTFKLGYFKPAHGLNKETLELFGKNRLTVTRQAPCHSQDNSAVDMVLSMNGIPVATLEIKNPGTGQNWKNAVHQYKANRDPREPLFRFKKGALVHFAVDPDEVHMATHLNREKTFFLPFNRGSHPGEIQCGKGNPQHPSGHRTGYFWEDILERESFIDIAGSFIFLETSEQTVNDGMGGRKKVSRETMIFPRYHQLDAVRKLIRIVREETAGQNYLIQHSAGSGKTNSISWLSHRLSSLHTKADEKIFDCVVVITDRKVLDKQLQDAIYQIEHAQGVVKPIDESSRQLAEALVDGTKIVITTLQKFPFVLRGLLHIAGAEDPDNPDEVSITRAKEWEEKIAQRTYAVIVDEAHSSQTGETARELKKILGAGTDQGAEETEIDWEDGLNRIMESRGKQKNLSFFAFTATPKGKTLELFGRKGDSGKPEAIHTYSMRQAIEEDFILDVLKNYTTYKTYFRLLQTAESDPKMPKKKAMKKLTKFLHLHPYNIEQKTEIIVEHFRQHVKQKLNGMAKAMVVTGSRLQAIRYMLSFQRYIAENHYKDIRPLVAFSGTVKDPDSGIEYTEPGMNIDVVTGKNISESQLPDKFDTSDYQILLVANKYQTGFDQPLLCAMYVDKRLDGVQAVQTLSRLNRTYGGKEPPFVLDFVNETEGIYEAFKPYYDVTTLQEASDPGHLEVLKHELDGFQVYYWSEVEAFAQIFYLPLYKQNPSDHARMQKYIQPAVDRYRGLDDEQKEGFYEKITAYVRFYSFISQIIPYSDRELEMLYSFGRFLIPHLDAGDDRVNPHPEKEVVLEYYRIEKAMSGSIVVEDDATYGVKSPTAVGTGRAKDEEKPLSEIIQALNDRFGTDFKEEDRLFFEQIKEKASQDERVIQTAKTNSLEKFQLGIRKIIESLMMQRMAENDQIVTKYMDDDDFQKTVFPILAREIYKDIREREVVQK